Proteins co-encoded in one Haloarcula pelagica genomic window:
- a CDS encoding helix-turn-helix transcriptional regulator has product MCPSGGPDLETDFETATFESADSVPAPDALFRALAHRQRRRLLATLVSTDRSAVADLVDVLAGWESTEDGPVGPDDWRTLRAQLLHSHLPLLDEAGLIDYDGAAGVVTLASVPEPVTELLLFANTYERTTSQLPSVPTDTDSA; this is encoded by the coding sequence ATGTGTCCGTCAGGCGGTCCAGATCTGGAGACTGATTTCGAGACAGCGACGTTCGAGAGTGCTGATTCGGTCCCTGCGCCGGACGCACTGTTTCGTGCACTCGCCCACCGGCAGCGTCGCCGACTGCTCGCGACGCTCGTCTCGACGGATCGATCGGCCGTAGCGGATCTCGTCGACGTGCTCGCAGGGTGGGAGTCCACCGAAGACGGCCCTGTCGGCCCGGACGACTGGCGGACGCTCAGGGCGCAACTGCTGCACTCGCATCTCCCGTTGCTCGACGAAGCCGGGTTGATCGACTACGATGGAGCGGCCGGTGTCGTCACGCTCGCGTCGGTTCCGGAGCCGGTGACGGAGCTGTTGCTCTTCGCCAACACTTACGAGCGGACGACTTCACAGCTCCCCAGCGTGCCGACGGATACGGACTCGGCATGA
- a CDS encoding Cdc6/Cdc18 family protein — MIADRSVFDDTWSPDHLLHRDAAVDQLSSAVVPSRLQRRGQDVLISGPPGVGKSVLARHTLSQLADDAGIQWTRVECMGQTTAGIIREVLAAIGPRPARNTPREDLALSLRERVDEPLAVVLDEAAEVHDTKALERLADVEAISLVVVAYDADDWLAQAPRSIAARFHGQRIALDRYGVDELADILEPRVATGLERQVLSRQQLERIADDVAGVARHGIYSVLAAAELAVDRGHYTVREMDVDDAYDVAREWMRQAALDSLALHHHVLYELVREAGTISGEALHRRYETVADGVYQGRQRQPLSERSQRRKLAKLVEYDLIEREGASRDRSYSVLDEAVRSAYDLGVAVEDPDM, encoded by the coding sequence ATGATAGCCGACCGGTCGGTCTTCGACGACACCTGGTCCCCTGACCACCTCCTCCACCGGGACGCCGCCGTCGACCAGCTCTCCAGCGCCGTCGTGCCATCCCGCCTCCAGCGCCGCGGCCAGGACGTCCTCATTTCGGGCCCGCCCGGCGTCGGCAAGAGCGTCCTCGCCCGGCACACGCTCTCGCAGCTGGCCGACGATGCCGGAATCCAGTGGACCCGCGTCGAGTGCATGGGCCAGACCACCGCGGGGATCATCCGCGAGGTCCTGGCGGCGATCGGACCCCGACCAGCGCGGAACACCCCGCGCGAGGACCTCGCGCTCTCCCTACGTGAGCGCGTCGACGAGCCCCTGGCAGTGGTCCTCGACGAGGCCGCCGAGGTCCACGACACGAAAGCGCTGGAACGGCTGGCCGACGTCGAGGCGATCTCGCTCGTCGTGGTCGCCTACGACGCCGACGACTGGCTCGCCCAGGCGCCCCGCTCGATCGCCGCGCGGTTCCACGGCCAGCGGATCGCCCTGGACCGCTACGGCGTCGACGAACTCGCCGATATCCTCGAACCCCGCGTCGCGACGGGGCTGGAGCGCCAGGTCCTTTCGCGCCAGCAGCTGGAGCGGATCGCCGACGACGTCGCCGGCGTCGCCCGCCACGGGATCTACTCAGTCCTGGCCGCTGCGGAACTCGCCGTCGATCGGGGGCACTACACGGTTCGAGAGATGGACGTCGACGACGCCTACGACGTCGCCCGCGAGTGGATGCGCCAGGCAGCGCTGGACTCGCTGGCGCTCCATCACCACGTCCTGTACGAGCTGGTGCGCGAGGCGGGGACGATCTCCGGCGAAGCACTCCATCGTCGATACGAGACCGTCGCCGACGGCGTCTACCAGGGGCGCCAGCGCCAGCCCCTGAGCGAGCGGTCCCAGCGCCGGAAGCTCGCGAAGCTCGTCGAGTACGACCTCATCGAGCGCGAGGGGGCGTCGCGGGATCGGAGCTACAGCGTCCTTGACGAGGCCGTCCGGTCAGCCTACGACCTGGGCGTCGCCGTCGAAGATCCGGACATGTAA
- a CDS encoding SDR family NAD(P)-dependent oxidoreductase, producing the protein MGKLPERLAGVADVDCDGIQALVTGSTSGIGRETALALGRLGADAVVVHGRDVAAGHAVVDELTATGTTATFVPADFADVAAVRDLAETVREETDRIDILFNNAGGLFREGRLTDIGIEYTFHVNHLGPYLLTATLLDHLREGARVVTTASGAHRGPSLDLERVQRVDDYSGFWAYSHSKLANVLFAAELARRLDAAGRAVTSNSVHPGAIPGSGFSRFLPGPIPQLVRTLEAVPGVTSVADGAAELLFAGVSPRTADISGRYFSEQQPTTPSEAARDTAAARRLWERSAELLDIDEPLARTDPPGGTE; encoded by the coding sequence ATGGGAAAACTGCCGGAACGGCTGGCGGGCGTCGCGGATGTCGACTGTGACGGGATACAGGCACTCGTCACCGGATCGACGAGCGGGATCGGGCGGGAGACGGCCCTCGCGTTGGGGCGACTCGGTGCCGATGCCGTCGTCGTCCACGGGCGCGACGTGGCGGCCGGGCACGCCGTCGTCGACGAACTGACCGCGACCGGTACTACTGCGACCTTCGTCCCGGCCGACTTCGCCGACGTGGCCGCGGTCCGTGACCTCGCCGAGACCGTCCGCGAGGAGACCGACAGGATCGATATCCTGTTCAACAACGCCGGTGGCCTGTTCCGCGAGGGACGGCTGACAGACATCGGTATCGAGTACACGTTCCACGTCAACCACCTCGGTCCGTACCTCCTGACGGCGACGCTGCTCGACCATCTCCGGGAGGGCGCACGCGTCGTCACGACGGCGTCGGGGGCACACCGCGGCCCCTCGCTGGATCTGGAGCGGGTCCAGCGAGTCGACGACTACTCGGGCTTTTGGGCCTACAGTCACTCGAAACTCGCGAACGTCCTCTTCGCGGCGGAGCTGGCCCGGCGCCTCGACGCCGCCGGCCGGGCGGTCACCTCGAACAGCGTCCACCCCGGCGCGATCCCCGGCAGCGGGTTCAGTCGGTTCCTGCCGGGGCCGATCCCGCAATTGGTCCGGACGCTGGAGGCGGTCCCCGGTGTCACGTCGGTCGCCGACGGCGCGGCGGAGTTACTGTTCGCCGGCGTCTCGCCGCGTACCGCCGACATCTCAGGACGGTACTTCAGCGAGCAACAGCCAACCACTCCGTCGGAAGCTGCCCGTGACACGGCTGCCGCCCGCCGGCTCTGGGAGCGCAGCGCGGAGCTTCTCGATATCGACGAACCGCTCGCTCGGACGGACCCACCGGGCGGGACAGAGTGA
- a CDS encoding helix-turn-helix transcriptional regulator, protein MSRTEQRGTAPDGGDLTRFQMEICYLLAASEGQSDYGLGLKRKLEAYYGEEVNHGRLYPNLDALVEAGYVAKRRQDKRTNTYELSDAGAELVQADAADRADAVDQLEGH, encoded by the coding sequence ATGTCCCGGACCGAACAGCGTGGGACGGCCCCCGACGGTGGCGACCTCACGCGGTTCCAGATGGAGATTTGCTACCTCCTGGCGGCCAGCGAGGGCCAGTCCGATTACGGGCTGGGGCTCAAGCGCAAGCTGGAGGCCTACTACGGCGAGGAGGTCAACCACGGCCGACTCTACCCCAACCTCGACGCCCTCGTCGAGGCCGGCTACGTCGCGAAGCGCCGGCAAGACAAGCGGACCAACACGTACGAACTGAGCGACGCCGGCGCCGAACTGGTCCAGGCCGACGCCGCCGATCGGGCCGACGCCGTCGACCAGCTGGAGGGGCACTGA
- a CDS encoding ParB N-terminal domain-containing protein, with translation MSNPFNDALDWALQGKRVRVHTDHGVLEGWVDRVHHSRGSLILHDCYDESRDAEIGSAFVRTAQSVQVLKPRKRIEFRAVDGLEPHPAHPDDFEPKDAVLRRCYRNQFAGSYPVVREDGTIINGHKRVAAARLAGMDKHPVEVVDVTDDQADELFALAHRGTELEEAALANGADDENDDADASVDEEAGGGQEDTDVVDGGDEPDDDEVQDEEEDDDLDDDLACDVDGCDFTTDSERGLAIHEARSHDDDSDSEGGPGMAGDIADLLEEHGELPSSEIELLLETSSGHYRNVLSKMQRDGRVESRKDPEDKRRNLYRLADDVDKEESEDDVDDDQEDEHRVGDPVEEPDDDTDPVWCGVCGDGPWDQPRDLATHHGKMHDADDPVPLDHEPDDSELVDPTGGGDTAVQERLPDDVSEEDVHDVVDDHGPNGYLGEIAEDLGMAEGATRTVLVKLGRYADTVDASGPKIGGEEA, from the coding sequence GTGAGCAACCCGTTCAACGACGCGCTGGACTGGGCCCTGCAGGGCAAGCGCGTCCGGGTCCACACGGATCACGGCGTCCTCGAGGGGTGGGTCGATCGCGTCCATCACTCCCGCGGGAGTCTCATCCTGCACGACTGCTACGACGAGAGTCGCGACGCCGAGATCGGGTCGGCGTTCGTCCGGACCGCGCAGTCCGTGCAGGTCCTCAAGCCCCGCAAGCGCATCGAGTTCCGCGCCGTCGACGGGTTGGAGCCGCACCCGGCCCACCCCGACGACTTCGAGCCCAAGGACGCCGTCCTCCGGCGCTGCTACCGCAACCAGTTCGCGGGGAGCTATCCTGTCGTCCGCGAGGACGGCACGATCATCAACGGCCACAAGCGTGTCGCAGCTGCGCGACTGGCCGGGATGGACAAGCACCCCGTCGAAGTCGTCGATGTCACCGACGACCAGGCCGACGAGCTGTTCGCACTCGCCCACCGCGGGACCGAACTCGAAGAAGCGGCGCTTGCGAACGGCGCCGACGACGAGAACGACGACGCCGACGCGTCGGTCGACGAGGAGGCCGGCGGCGGCCAGGAGGACACCGATGTCGTCGACGGGGGCGACGAGCCGGATGACGACGAGGTCCAGGACGAAGAGGAGGACGACGACCTCGACGACGATCTGGCCTGCGACGTCGACGGCTGTGACTTTACGACCGACTCCGAGCGCGGTCTGGCGATCCACGAAGCCCGGTCACATGATGACGACTCCGACAGCGAGGGGGGGCCCGGCATGGCAGGTGACATCGCCGACCTCCTGGAGGAACACGGCGAGCTCCCCAGCAGCGAGATTGAACTGTTGCTTGAAACGTCGTCGGGCCACTACCGGAACGTCCTTTCGAAGATGCAACGCGACGGGCGTGTCGAGTCTCGGAAGGATCCCGAGGACAAGCGCCGGAACCTATACCGACTTGCCGACGACGTCGACAAGGAGGAGAGCGAGGACGACGTCGACGACGACCAGGAAGACGAGCATCGCGTCGGCGACCCGGTCGAGGAGCCCGACGACGATACCGACCCAGTCTGGTGTGGCGTCTGTGGCGACGGTCCCTGGGACCAGCCCCGCGACCTCGCGACGCATCACGGGAAGATGCACGACGCCGACGACCCGGTCCCGCTGGATCACGAACCTGACGACTCCGAGCTCGTCGACCCTACGGGCGGGGGCGATACCGCCGTCCAGGAACGGCTCCCGGATGACGTCTCCGAAGAGGACGTTCACGATGTCGTCGACGATCACGGCCCGAACGGCTACCTGGGCGAGATCGCCGAAGATCTCGGGATGGCTGAGGGGGCGACTAGGACTGTCCTGGTGAAGCTCGGTCGCTACGCGGACACAGTCGACGCCAGTGGCCCGAAAATCGGAGGTGAAGAGGCGTGA
- a CDS encoding tyrosine-type recombinase/integrase: MPDPEQGVATLREKIREGEREIDDERDREVLMEFSDQLKLLRETYGHHRHLKLLRHCVRMAEHAPASLVDALDDRDAAEDIVRWIHDEYDLDESPETNQNYRVALRVFGRRVTDENGDEPPQSIDWVNSTLPRDYDPSPDPSEMLRWEDDVEPMLDACRNARDEAAVALQFDAGLRGGELYELSVDDISESDHGLTVSVDGKTGQRSVDLIPSTPHVNRWLSDHPGGAGDPLWCKLSSAEQLSYQSYLDMFKRPANRVDVEKDVTPTAFRKSNLAWLCRQGMNARHIERRQGRAHGSDAVARYTAIFDDDIGDEYAQMMGLEVADEDDSNEFAPLNCPRCDRETPKREDRCMWCGQALSAAAASEASSQDQDMMAAIAEQPELAEALMDLKEMTDDVPGVRIAFETD, encoded by the coding sequence ATGCCCGATCCCGAACAGGGTGTCGCGACGCTGCGCGAGAAGATCCGCGAAGGCGAGCGCGAGATCGACGACGAGCGCGACCGTGAGGTCCTCATGGAGTTCAGCGACCAGCTGAAGCTCCTCCGGGAGACGTACGGTCACCATCGGCACCTGAAGCTGCTGAGACACTGCGTCCGGATGGCCGAGCACGCCCCGGCGTCGCTCGTCGACGCTCTCGACGATCGCGACGCCGCCGAGGATATCGTCCGCTGGATCCACGACGAGTACGACCTCGACGAGTCCCCCGAGACGAACCAGAACTACCGGGTCGCGCTGCGGGTCTTCGGCCGGCGTGTCACCGACGAGAACGGCGACGAGCCGCCCCAGTCCATCGACTGGGTCAACTCCACGCTCCCGCGTGACTACGACCCCTCGCCCGACCCCAGCGAGATGCTCCGCTGGGAAGACGACGTCGAGCCGATGCTCGACGCCTGCCGGAACGCTCGCGATGAGGCGGCGGTAGCCCTCCAATTCGACGCCGGACTCCGTGGTGGCGAGCTCTACGAGCTGTCCGTCGACGACATCAGCGAGTCCGACCACGGACTCACCGTCAGCGTCGACGGGAAGACCGGCCAGCGCTCGGTCGACCTGATCCCGTCGACACCCCACGTCAACCGCTGGCTCTCGGACCATCCCGGCGGCGCCGGCGACCCGCTGTGGTGCAAGCTCTCCAGCGCCGAGCAACTCTCCTACCAGTCCTATCTCGACATGTTCAAGCGACCGGCCAATCGGGTCGACGTCGAGAAGGACGTCACTCCCACCGCGTTCCGAAAGTCGAACCTCGCCTGGCTCTGCCGGCAGGGAATGAACGCCCGCCACATCGAGCGCCGGCAGGGCCGGGCCCATGGCTCGGACGCCGTCGCCCGCTACACCGCGATCTTCGACGACGACATCGGTGACGAGTACGCCCAGATGATGGGCCTCGAGGTCGCCGACGAGGACGACAGCAACGAGTTCGCGCCGCTGAACTGCCCGCGCTGCGACCGGGAGACGCCCAAGCGGGAGGACCGATGCATGTGGTGTGGGCAGGCGCTGTCGGCCGCTGCGGCCAGCGAGGCCTCCTCGCAGGACCAGGACATGATGGCGGCGATCGCCGAGCAGCCCGAACTCGCCGAGGCGCTGATGGATCTGAAGGAGATGACCGACGACGTCCCCGGCGTCCGGATCGCGTTCGAGACGGACTGA
- the ndk gene encoding nucleoside-diphosphate kinase produces MADTERTFVMVKPDGVQRGLIGDIVSRFEDRGLKMVAGKFMQIDQDLAEEHYGEHADKPFFDGLVDFITSGPVFAMVWEGQDATRQVRAMMGETDPAESAPGTIRGDYGLDLGRNVIHGSDHEDEGANEREIALFFDEEELVDWDQIDESWLYE; encoded by the coding sequence ATGGCCGACACCGAGCGAACCTTCGTGATGGTCAAGCCCGACGGCGTCCAGCGCGGTCTCATCGGGGACATCGTCTCCCGCTTCGAGGACCGCGGGCTGAAGATGGTCGCCGGGAAGTTCATGCAGATCGACCAGGACCTCGCCGAGGAACACTACGGCGAGCACGCCGACAAGCCCTTCTTCGACGGGCTGGTCGACTTCATCACGTCCGGTCCGGTCTTCGCGATGGTCTGGGAGGGCCAGGACGCCACGCGGCAGGTCCGCGCCATGATGGGCGAGACCGATCCCGCCGAGTCCGCACCCGGGACCATCCGTGGTGACTACGGTCTCGACCTCGGTCGGAACGTCATCCACGGCTCCGACCACGAGGACGAGGGCGCCAACGAGCGCGAGATCGCCCTCTTCTTCGACGAGGAGGAACTCGTCGACTGGGACCAGATCGACGAGTCCTGGCTGTACGAGTAA
- a CDS encoding MarR family transcriptional regulator, which produces MANKSFDPSSQQRKVLNVLRDEYQVNPRRIRDVTGIERQRVNDALNALENAGWIEKRARGLYRIVYDGDCYVEQEVRCRDDS; this is translated from the coding sequence GTGGCTAACAAGAGCTTCGACCCGTCGAGTCAGCAGCGCAAAGTCCTGAACGTGCTTCGCGACGAGTACCAGGTCAACCCCCGACGGATCCGAGACGTGACCGGGATCGAGCGTCAGCGTGTCAACGACGCCCTGAACGCCCTGGAGAACGCCGGTTGGATCGAAAAGCGGGCACGAGGGCTGTACCGGATCGTCTACGACGGCGACTGCTACGTCGAGCAAGAGGTGCGGTGTCGCGATGATTCCTGA
- a CDS encoding HNH endonuclease: MGRSPPAAVKRQLRREANYGCVICGKPLIQYHHIVPYSEEEHHDPDRMVALCYEHHAHAGPDAEALTPDVLYDAKEDPHNSKRVDYPFYFDPSRPEIGVGSNRFILDQRDHMDILSIAGDPVIQMGYDDGFLTFSTKMGRKSGRTCARVNENEWWALTNRVWDLTYKPDELKIWHEQYDIGLHITYDSDEDLVRIRGSFYNNGLHVEATENKLKLGSNIIKGSTITDTQVGIAFGASNS; the protein is encoded by the coding sequence ATGGGAAGAAGCCCACCAGCGGCGGTAAAACGTCAACTGAGAAGGGAAGCCAATTACGGGTGTGTGATCTGTGGAAAGCCCCTAATTCAATACCATCATATCGTGCCATACAGCGAGGAAGAACACCATGACCCAGATCGAATGGTCGCACTATGTTATGAACACCATGCTCACGCTGGGCCTGACGCGGAAGCACTAACACCAGACGTACTATATGACGCGAAAGAGGACCCACACAACTCAAAAAGGGTGGACTATCCGTTTTATTTTGATCCTTCGCGACCGGAGATCGGGGTAGGTAGCAACCGGTTTATTTTGGATCAAAGAGACCACATGGATATTCTTTCTATCGCTGGTGACCCGGTCATACAAATGGGCTACGACGACGGCTTTCTCACGTTTTCAACAAAGATGGGCAGAAAAAGCGGAAGAACCTGTGCTCGCGTAAATGAGAACGAGTGGTGGGCGCTGACAAACCGGGTTTGGGACCTGACGTATAAACCAGACGAGTTGAAGATTTGGCACGAGCAGTACGACATTGGGCTACACATCACCTATGATTCAGACGAAGATCTCGTCCGCATCCGCGGTTCCTTTTATAATAATGGCCTCCATGTCGAAGCTACAGAAAATAAACTAAAACTCGGAAGTAACATAATAAAAGGTAGTACGATCACAGATACTCAAGTCGGAATAGCCTTCGGGGCATCCAATTCATAG
- a CDS encoding DUF7130 family rubredoxin-like protein produces the protein MTPVTESGGHPIRYRDITGTAYGMWRCSVCGELGRLHAALPRACPDCGSPREALYYWAED, from the coding sequence ATGACTCCAGTCACGGAATCGGGCGGCCACCCCATCCGATACCGGGATATCACCGGTACGGCCTACGGGATGTGGCGCTGTTCCGTCTGTGGTGAACTGGGTCGGCTTCACGCGGCGCTTCCACGGGCCTGTCCGGACTGTGGATCGCCACGGGAAGCCCTCTACTACTGGGCGGAGGACTGA
- a CDS encoding type IV pilin N-terminal domain-containing protein gives MRLKHLFEDDDAVSPVIGVILMVAITVILAAVIASFVLGLGDQTQQTAPQASFAFDYEAGVGNSGYGVLTVTHDGGDTIAANTLYIRGSGLATDGSTSGLSASDFDIGSGTAGDWSTAGVGSEVSAGTSVDVAVESSYDVRIVFEGASGDTSATLGRSAGPDA, from the coding sequence ATGCGACTCAAACACCTCTTCGAGGACGACGACGCAGTGTCGCCGGTCATCGGCGTCATCCTGATGGTCGCGATCACCGTGATCCTCGCGGCCGTCATCGCGTCGTTCGTGCTCGGCTTGGGAGATCAGACACAGCAGACAGCACCGCAGGCCAGTTTCGCCTTCGACTACGAGGCCGGTGTGGGGAACAGCGGGTACGGTGTGTTGACCGTGACACACGACGGCGGTGACACCATCGCCGCGAACACGCTGTACATCAGGGGGAGCGGGTTAGCGACCGACGGGAGCACTTCGGGGCTCTCGGCCAGTGACTTCGACATCGGCTCCGGGACGGCCGGCGACTGGAGCACCGCCGGAGTCGGTTCCGAGGTGTCCGCCGGTACGAGCGTCGATGTCGCCGTCGAATCCAGCTACGATGTTCGGATCGTCTTCGAGGGCGCGAGCGGGGATACCTCCGCGACGCTCGGTCGGAGTGCCGGCCCGGACGCGTGA
- a CDS encoding PRC-barrel domain-containing protein, with translation MSTDGQHVGRLHNITMDTESGSLESVIVETDRSEIFGVEQGPDGHIELPATVLEAVRDHVIITPPTTA, from the coding sequence ATGAGTACCGATGGACAACACGTCGGCCGTCTGCACAACATCACGATGGACACCGAGTCCGGGTCGCTGGAGTCGGTGATCGTCGAAACCGACCGGTCCGAGATCTTCGGCGTCGAACAGGGTCCGGACGGCCACATCGAGTTACCCGCGACCGTCCTCGAAGCCGTGCGGGATCACGTGATCATCACGCCACCGACGACCGCCTGA
- a CDS encoding 50S ribosomal protein L24e has translation MPRTRECDYCGADIEPGTGTMFVRNDGSTIHFCSSKCENNADLGREARNLGWTEAGREADAAETAAAEAAAESAAAEDEAEDEEPSAAPDLEAAEEAAEESETTDDEDNDEEAEEAEA, from the coding sequence ATGCCCCGAACACGAGAATGTGACTACTGCGGTGCCGACATCGAGCCCGGGACGGGCACGATGTTCGTCCGCAACGACGGCTCGACGATCCACTTCTGTTCCTCGAAGTGTGAGAACAACGCCGACCTGGGCCGGGAGGCCCGCAACCTCGGCTGGACCGAGGCCGGCCGCGAGGCCGACGCCGCCGAGACGGCCGCCGCCGAGGCTGCGGCGGAGTCTGCGGCCGCCGAGGACGAGGCCGAAGACGAGGAACCGAGCGCCGCACCGGACCTCGAAGCCGCCGAGGAAGCGGCCGAGGAGTCCGAGACGACGGACGACGAGGACAACGACGAGGAAGCCGAGGAGGCTGAAGCCTGA
- a CDS encoding glutaredoxin family protein, producing the protein MTRTLYQLDGCPYCEKVADRLDELEIDYESVWVDALHSDRDEVKRVSGQRGVPVLVDDDYGVTMAESDRILQFVERSYA; encoded by the coding sequence GTGACACGAACGCTCTACCAACTCGACGGCTGCCCGTACTGCGAGAAGGTCGCCGACCGGCTGGACGAACTCGAGATCGACTACGAGAGCGTCTGGGTCGACGCGCTCCACTCCGACAGGGACGAGGTCAAGCGAGTGTCGGGCCAGCGCGGCGTCCCGGTGCTCGTCGACGACGACTACGGCGTGACGATGGCCGAATCCGACCGCATCCTGCAGTTCGTCGAGCGCAGCTACGCCTGA
- a CDS encoding DICT sensory domain-containing protein, with protein sequence MTLSAIIEAVASDRKDVVVYAPDDTGVDLATQLLTRNVTVDHRRLPTISADAFVVVRDDGRFRGAVALSDLLAFVEPPVRRPADRDDLDPAVRAIYELLDNTVFVALTRRQLLATSRELEDRAWRTGRGTLHVGFQSAAAFEAQADLYEELAATTDIEIHLYMADAPALDRFDGTEVHVHTGPSPEVGRFWFIVFDDGADGTQNCALIAEQTDTDEYRGLWTYDASLVDRALDALG encoded by the coding sequence ATGACCCTCTCGGCGATCATCGAGGCCGTCGCAAGTGATCGAAAAGACGTGGTCGTGTACGCGCCCGACGACACGGGTGTCGATCTGGCGACGCAGTTGCTGACGCGGAACGTCACTGTCGACCACCGGCGGCTCCCGACGATCAGTGCCGACGCGTTCGTCGTCGTTCGGGACGACGGTCGGTTCCGCGGTGCCGTCGCGCTCAGCGACCTGCTCGCGTTCGTCGAGCCGCCCGTTCGGCGGCCCGCCGACCGAGACGACCTCGATCCGGCCGTCAGGGCGATCTACGAGCTACTCGACAACACCGTCTTCGTCGCGCTGACGAGACGACAGTTACTGGCGACTTCACGGGAGCTAGAGGACCGTGCCTGGCGAACCGGCCGGGGGACGCTCCACGTCGGGTTCCAGTCGGCGGCGGCCTTCGAAGCCCAGGCGGATCTCTACGAGGAACTGGCTGCGACGACCGACATCGAGATCCACCTCTACATGGCGGACGCTCCGGCTCTCGACCGGTTCGACGGAACCGAAGTACACGTCCACACCGGGCCGAGCCCGGAGGTGGGACGGTTCTGGTTCATCGTCTTCGACGACGGTGCCGACGGGACACAGAACTGCGCGCTCATCGCGGAACAGACCGACACAGACGAGTACCGTGGCCTCTGGACGTACGACGCGTCACTGGTCGACCGCGCCCTCGATGCACTCGGGTAA
- a CDS encoding DUF5789 family protein: MTEPIKLTEITAVLSTFDYPTTPEEVAADHGDIVVELADGSVTLGETIQDADTDSFTNAEDLELTVRSLLPRNAVGEPYQSEGDA; encoded by the coding sequence ATGACCGAACCGATCAAACTCACCGAGATTACGGCGGTCCTCTCGACGTTCGACTACCCCACGACACCCGAAGAAGTCGCGGCCGACCACGGCGATATCGTCGTCGAACTCGCAGACGGGTCCGTCACCCTGGGCGAGACGATCCAGGACGCCGACACGGACTCGTTTACGAACGCCGAAGACCTCGAACTGACTGTCCGGTCGCTACTCCCCCGGAACGCAGTCGGCGAGCCCTACCAGTCGGAGGGCGACGCATGA
- a CDS encoding phage repressor protein, which yields MRLTPADFEILGVLRDGRNLATNIAAEIDKSRKYINRRMGYLLDYELVTKVGPVEDTGLYEITDRGRLAYEHRERYHDEDIDFDDFLDELADQS from the coding sequence GTGAGACTGACGCCAGCCGACTTCGAGATCCTCGGCGTCCTTCGCGATGGGCGAAACCTCGCGACCAATATCGCCGCGGAGATCGACAAATCGAGGAAGTACATCAACAGGCGGATGGGCTACCTGCTGGATTATGAACTGGTCACGAAGGTGGGGCCTGTTGAGGACACCGGTCTGTACGAGATCACCGACCGCGGTCGACTGGCGTACGAGCATCGCGAACGCTACCACGACGAGGATATCGACTTCGACGACTTTCTCGACGAGCTCGCCGACCAGTCCTGA
- the msrB gene encoding peptide-methionine (R)-S-oxide reductase MsrB, producing MSEQASDLPENDDEWRELLTDEEYRILREAGTEPRFSSDLLDVKDKGVFTCAGCGAELFDSDEKFDSETGWPSFWDVYEAGNVETRLDESHGMRRTEVVCANCGGHLGHVFDDGPEPTGKRYCINGAALDFEPGE from the coding sequence ATGAGCGAACAAGCGAGTGACCTCCCCGAAAACGACGACGAGTGGCGTGAGCTCCTCACAGACGAGGAGTACCGCATCCTCCGCGAGGCCGGCACAGAGCCCCGGTTCAGCAGCGATCTGCTGGACGTGAAAGACAAAGGCGTGTTCACGTGTGCCGGCTGTGGCGCGGAGCTGTTCGACAGCGACGAGAAGTTCGACTCCGAGACCGGCTGGCCGAGCTTCTGGGATGTCTACGAGGCGGGCAACGTCGAGACACGCCTCGACGAGAGTCACGGGATGCGCCGCACCGAAGTCGTCTGTGCGAACTGTGGCGGCCACCTCGGACACGTCTTCGACGACGGGCCGGAACCGACCGGCAAGCGCTACTGTATCAACGGCGCCGCCCTGGACTTCGAACCCGGCGAGTAG